One region of Zingiber officinale cultivar Zhangliang chromosome 7B, Zo_v1.1, whole genome shotgun sequence genomic DNA includes:
- the LOC122005275 gene encoding calcium-dependent protein kinase 16-like, which produces MGNCCRSPAAVAREDVKTHFPGAHHDHGGPASGKNHHRNQNGVGGAQSKRLTVLCSDTKSVGAIEEKYALDRELGRGEFGVTYLCMDRDTRELLACKSISKRKLRTSVDVEDVRREVTIMRHLPRSPSIVSLREALEDDGAVHLVMELCEGGELFDRIVARGHYSERAAAVVMRTIVEVVQLCHKHGVIHRDLKPENFLFANKKENSPLKAIDFGLSIFFKTGEIFSEIVGSPYYMAPEVLKRNYGPEIDIWSAGVILYILLCGVPPFWAETEQGVAQAILKGAIDFTRDPWPNVSESAKNLVQQMLEPEPKLRLTAKQVLEHSWLQNAKKAPNVPLGDVVKSRLKQFSRMNRFKRRALRVIADHLSTEEVEDIKEMFRMMDTDNDGIVSHEELKAGLSKFGSHLVESEVHMLVEAVDTNGKGTLDYGEFLAVSLHLQRMANDEHLRRAFSYFDKDGNGFIEPNELHEALAEDGATDSMEAANDILQEVDTDKDGRISYDEFVAMMKTGTDWRKASRHYSRGRFNSLSVRLMKDGSLNLG; this is translated from the exons ATGGGTAACTGCTGCCGCTCGCCGGCGGCCGTCGCCCGCGAGGACGTCAAGACGCACTTCCCTGGCGCTCACCATGACCACGGCGGGCCTGCCTCCGGAAAGAATCACCACCGCAACCAGAACGGCGTCGGAGGCGCCCAGTCCAAGCGCCTGACGGTGCTCTGCAGCGACACCAAGTCGGTGGGAGCTATCGAGGAGAAGTACGCGCTGGACCGCGAGCTTGGACGCGGGGAGTTCGGGGTCACCTACCTGTGCATGGACCGGGACACCAGGGAGCTGCTCGCTTGCAAGTCGATATCGAAGCGGAAGCTGCGGACGTCGGTTGACGTGGAGGACGTGCGGCGGGAGGTGACCATAATGCGACACCTGCCCAGGAGCCCCAGCATCGTGAGCCTGCGGGAGGCGCTGGAGGACGACGGCGCCGTGCATCTGGTGATGGAGCTGTGCGAGGGCGGGGAGCTGTTCGACCGCATCGTGGCGCGGGGACACTACTCGGAGCGCGCAGCGGCCGTGGTCATGAGGACGATCGTCGAGGTCGTGCAGCTGTGCCATAAGCATGGTGTTATCCATCGCGATCTCAAACCAGAAAATTTTCTGTTCGCCAACAAGAAGGAGAATTCGCCGCTGAAAGCGATCGACTTTGGGCTCTCTATTTTTTTCAAGACTG GCGAAATTTTTTCTGAGATTGTTGGTAGCCCATATTATATGGCACCTGAAGTTCTAAAAAGGAATTATGGACCAGAAATTGATATATGGAGTGCTGGAGTTATTCTGTATATCCTTCTTTGTGGAGTTCCACCATTCTGGGCTG AAACTGAACAAGGAGTTGCACAAGCCATTCTTAAGGGGGCCATAGATTTCACGCGTGATCCCTGGCCCAATGTTTCAGAAAGTGCCAAGAATTTGGTTCAGCAGATGTTAGAACCTGAACCCAAGCTTCGGTTAACTGCAAAGCAAGTGCTTG AACATTCTTGGCTTCAAAATGCTAAGAAAGCACCAAATGTACCCCTTGGTGATGTTGTCAAGTCCAGACTCAAACAGTTCTCAAGAATGAATAGATTTAAAAGGAGAGCTTTGAGG GTTATTGCTGATCATTTGTCTACTGAAGAAGTTGAAGATATTAAAGAGATGTTCCGGATGATGGATACTGACAATGATGGCATTGTTTCTCATGAGGAACTCAAAGCTGGCCTTTCTAAGTTTGGTTCCCACCTTGTGGAGTCTGAAGTGCATATGCTTGTTGAAGCT GTTGACACTAATGGAAAAGGGACCCTAGATTATGGAGAATTTTTGGCTGTATCTCTTCATTTACAGAGAATGGCAAATGATGAGCATCTGAGAAGGGCCTTCTCGTACTTTGACAAAGATGGGAATGGCTTTATTGAGCCAAATGAGCTTCATGAGGCACTAGCAGAAGATGGAGCTACTGATAGCATGGAAGCAGCAAATGATATCTTACAAGAAGTTGACACTGACAAG gaTGGGCGAATAAGCTATGATGAATTTGTGGCGATGATGAAGACTGGAACAGATTGGAGAAAGGCTTCACGGCACTATTCGAGAGGAAGATTTAACAGTCTGAGTGTCCGATTAATGAAGGATGGATCCTTAAACTTGGGTTGA